One Hippopotamus amphibius kiboko isolate mHipAmp2 chromosome 12, mHipAmp2.hap2, whole genome shotgun sequence genomic window, ATGGCCGGGAGATGGCCGCTGTCTCCGACCCCGTGGAACTGGGTACGCCCTGGGGACCCGATCGCCCCGAGCCCCCTCCCACCCGCTTCCACCCGGTACACGGTGCCAACATCCGCGTGGACCCCTCCGGGACGCGGGCCACACGCGTGGAGAGCTTCGCCCACGGCCTGTGCTTCAGTCGCGAGCCGCTGGCCCCCGGCCAGGTGTTCCTGGTGGAAATTGAGGAGAAGGAGCTGGGCTGGTGCGGGCATCTGCGCCTCGGTCTGACTGCACTGGACCCCGCCAGTCTGGCCACCGTGCCCGAGTTTTCGCTGCCGGATCTGGTCAGCCTCGGCCACACCTGGGTTTTCGCCATCACGCGCCATCACAACCGCGTGCCCCGGGAGGGCAGCCCGGAGGCGGAGGCACTGGCCCCCAGCCGCCCCCCAGCCCTCCTGGTGGAACCGTATCTGTGCATTGAGCAGTTTCGTATTCCCCGCGACCGCCTAGTGGGCCGCAGCCGGCCCGGGCTGTACAGCCACCTCTTGGACCAGCTCTATGAGCTGAACGTGCTGCCTCCGACAGCGCGCCGCAGCCGCCTGGGCGTTCTCTTCTGCCCGCGCCCGGACGGCACGGCTGACATGCATATCGTCATCAACGGCGAGGACATGGGCCCCAGCGCCCGGGGGCTGCCAGCCGCCCAGCCCCTCTACGCGGTGGTGGACGTCTTCGCCTCCACCAAGAGCGTGCACCTGGTCCAGGTCGAGTATGGCTGTAGGTATCCCATCCCCTGGGCAGCGACCCCTCCTGGCCCAGTGTGGGGACAGGAACATGCTAGGTAGGACGCCTGAGCCAGCTAGCAAGGCCTTGGTCTGTCCAGCATTATTTTAGAAGTTGGGGAATCTGACTTTAGGTTCTGCCTCTGCTTGTGATGTTGGACAAGTCACTTTGCCTGGCTCTGGGCCTCAATTTACCCATCTTGGCTGTGATTGATTAGGATGCCGTCTAACTCCCTGTCTGgctttgccaatattttctgcATTAACCTAGGGCATGAATTCTACACTGATTTTAGATTTTGGTCCTCTTTGAGAATTATGTGCTCCTTCATTAGACAAATGCTTATCGATTTGGGCATCGCAGTTTAAAGGCATCACTTTAAACCCCAGGTGAGAGATTCTTAATCCTGACGTCCGGTTCATGGTAGCCCGTTAAACCCTTTATTTATGCATCTGATGACATTTTATGAATACAGTGAATGAGAACCCTCTCTGTGTGCTGGAGGCTGGGGTTGCACAGGTAAATCAGACACTACCCCTGCCCCCAGAAGCTGCTAAGtgagagggaagggagcaggatgGGTGCTATAATGGAAATAGGGCTGCAACATTGGGAAAGTGTTGTGAAAGAGGTGCTTATCTTAATCACATGAAcagccccaggctgggccaggctgggcctggagagtgaagggacttgcccaaatTAATGACAAAGAGGAGACCAAGACCTAGATCTGGGTCTCAGCCTCAGCCCCACCCTGCTGTTCCTTTTGCCTTTGACAGCCTTCTTTCCACAGTGCCGTCCCTGCAGACTCTGTGCCGCCTAGTGATCCAGAGGAGCGTGGTGCACCGGTTGGCCATTGATGGGCTCCACCTGCCCAAAGGACTTAAGGATTTCTGCAAATATGAGTGAAGGCCTGCAGCCACCCTGGAGTGCACGGTGAGTGCCTCCTGGCCCCAGAGTTGTGACTGCCCTGAAGCTGGCCATACTGCTGCCAGCCAGGATGGAAATAAACACAGCTGATGCTGACACTGATCCTTGGAGGGTCTCCTTGCCCCTGAAGCCTGTGAGGGGCACTTCTTTTAGAATCACTGGGGGTCAGCAGGGCAGGTGAGAGGATGAGAGAGCATTTCGACATCACCTAGATCAGTGGTTCCTAGCCTGGCTACTCATTATCTGGGATACTTAGATTGCTGGTGTCCCAGACCCCATCTCTGGAGATTCTCATTTGATTTGTCAACGGATTAGGGCTAGATGTTGTTTTTGTGAAAGCTCCCCTAGAGATTCTCAGGTACAGGCAGGACTGAGAAGCATTTCCCCAGAACAGAGGTCTCAAGTTTGGCACATGCTCTAACCACCTGAGGAACTTTGAAAAATACTGCTAACTGGGATTCTGATTTGATTGACTCAGGGATAAGTCTGGGCATCAGGATTTCTAAAAGCTTCCAAGAGAATCTAACGTGCAGCCCAGGGTGAGAACCAGTGCCCTAGACCAAGTACTTCATTTCATAGATGGGAACCTGAAGCCCACAGATGGGAAtgtatttgcccaaggtcacacagcaaatgaatgaatgcagagtATTTCTTCTCTCTCACTACAGGGCACAAAGCACCAGACTCCTTTATTCATAGCACTGATCATTTGCTTCCATAGAAATGATCTTATTTGATCCTCATAACTTCTGGTGAGGTAGTGGGCAGTCATtacccccatcttacagatgaggatgtCAAGGAACAAAATTGTccaagtgacttgctcaaggtcaagtCAAGAACCTAGAATGCCCAGTTCCTGGTCCAGCACTCTTTTAACCCCATCCATTGTCATGTACAGGTTCTAGAATGAACAGGTCAGTGCTGTGAGGTGAGTTCCAGGTGTAAAAGGGAGGGACTATGAGATGACATTCTAGAAGGGTGGAGAGGGTAGGACAGGAGGCAGATGACTGTTCCCTCACAAACAGGGGCTTTGGGGCAGCCATGTCCTATTTCATATCTCCACAAGCTCATCCAGGTCTTCCGCCTTCCGGCCAAGGTGAGAGGGGCTCCTGGAACTGGAGGGTGTACTACAACTTTCCCTGAGAACCTGCTTCCTGGCTTTGGGGAGGTGGAGGTTCTGCTGGACATTTTGGGGCTGGCCCTGGAGTTTATTCTCTTTGACTCCAAAAGTCATTCCAAAAGTCCTTGCCAATATCTAcccacttgttcattcattcaacaaacacttctcCATCACCTACCTGCATTAGGGACTGACTGGGGTGTGGATATGAGTAAAACCTAGTTACCAATCACTGGACAGCCCTGTCGAGCTGGTCTTAATTGCACCCAATCCCAGTGCTCTGCTCCTATGCCCTGCCCTCAGGGGCTCCTCCTCAAAGGGACCCAATAACATTCCATCCCATTCCTGTCTCTGCAGGTGGGGCTGCTTCTCCAGGCTCATCCCTTGGCCTCTATAGTCCTGTACAGCCAGTGGTGGTGGCCTCTGGTGGACAAGGCTCACTGAGCCAGAAAGTTGAGCAGGCGACACCTGTTGCCCAGGCCTGGGGCCCGGCCCTAGCAGTGCCAGAAGccaggggctgccctgggggGGCTAGCT contains:
- the NEURL2 gene encoding neuralized-like protein 2 isoform X2, whose protein sequence is MAAVSDPVELGTPWGPDRPEPPPTRFHPVHGANIRVDPSGTRATRVESFAHGLCFSREPLAPGQVFLVEIEEKELGWCGHLRLGLTALDPASLATVPEFSLPDLVSLGHTWVFAITRHHNRVPREGSPEAEALAPSRPPALLVEPYLCIEQFRIPRDRLVGRSRPGLYSHLLDQLYELNVLPPTARRSRLGVLFCPRPDGTADMHIVINGEDMGPSARGLPAAQPLYAVVDVFASTKSVHLVQVEYGSFFPQCRPCRLCAA
- the NEURL2 gene encoding neuralized-like protein 2 isoform X1; the protein is MAAVSDPVELGTPWGPDRPEPPPTRFHPVHGANIRVDPSGTRATRVESFAHGLCFSREPLAPGQVFLVEIEEKELGWCGHLRLGLTALDPASLATVPEFSLPDLVSLGHTWVFAITRHHNRVPREGSPEAEALAPSRPPALLVEPYLCIEQFRIPRDRLVGRSRPGLYSHLLDQLYELNVLPPTARRSRLGVLFCPRPDGTADMHIVINGEDMGPSARGLPAAQPLYAVVDVFASTKSVHLVQVEYGLPSLQTLCRLVIQRSVVHRLAIDGLHLPKGLKDFCKYE